One window of the Xenopus tropicalis strain Nigerian chromosome 10, UCB_Xtro_10.0, whole genome shotgun sequence genome contains the following:
- the elac2 gene encoding zinc phosphodiesterase ELAC protein 2: MTPESILHSSRYWHWMKQFGPQTEHLILNENTSTLHNLRSYKIQTQLNLVHPEIFPQLANVQKKEERPEFFGVRGECLLKYQLRPKLEWQRDAVTSNNTEEFVKEAMELPGFVEALENCKLTLKLDGAFTGESKGQYPEVIFLGTGSAVPMKTRNVSSTLVNVSPSHSLLLDCGEGTFGQLHRHYGENVDEVLSKLSAIFVSHIHADHHTGLLNILFERERGLVTCGKPHTPVSVIGPPLLMTWLNQYHNHCQDILHHMNLIPAKYLTDGTEALSLKNKNLLASFLEAYQLEQFQTCLVRHCRNAYACSVVHRSGWKLVYSGDTMPCDALVQMGKDASLLIHEATLEDGLEEEAIEKTHSTTSQAIGVGMKMNANFIMLNHFSQRYAKLPLFSSDFSEKVGISFDHMRINLGNVRTVPKLVNPLKVLFAEDLEELEERREKRELKQMREMEDQPNGSQPVANHKRDLEGASHTMGNKRLKAN; encoded by the exons GTTTGGCCCTCAGACAGAGCATCTGATCCTTAATGAAAATACCTCCACTCTCCATAACCTTCGAAGTTACAAGATTCAGACGCAACTAAACCTTGTTCATCCAGAGATCTTCCCTCAGCTGGCAAATGTCCAGAAGAAG gagGAGAGACCCGAGTTTTTTGGCGTGAGAGGAGAGTGCCTTCTCAAATACCAGCTGAGGCCAAAATTGGAGTGGCAGAG AGATGCAGTTACCAGTAACAACACTGAGGAGTTTGTGAAGGAAGCTATGGAGCTGCCAGGCTTTGTGGAGGCCCTAGAGAACTGCAAGCTAACTTTGAAATTAGATGGAGCATTTACTGGTG AGAGCAAGGGGCAATATCCTGAAGTTATATTTTTGGGCACTGGATCTGCAGTTCCCATGAAAACCCGCAATGTCAGTTCAACCCTTGTGAATGTCAG TCCCTCCCACTCTTTGTTGCTTGATTGTGGAGAGGGAACCTTTGGGCAACTTCACCGGCACTATGGAGAGAATGTAGATGAGGTTCTCAGCAAGCTGTCGGCCATCTTTGTTTCCCATATACATGCTGACCACCATACT GGTCTGCTAAATATCTTGTTTGAGAGAGAAAGGGGGTTG GTGACATGTGGGAAGCCGCACACCCCTGTGTCTGTGATAGGACCTCCTCTGCTGATGACCTGGTTAAATCAGTATCACAATCATTGCCAGGATATTCTCCATCACATGAA CCTGATCCCAGCAAAATACCTAACTGATGGCACAGAGGCCCTCAGTCTCAAGAATAAGAACTTACTGGCCTCTTTTCTGGAAGCCTACCAGCTGGAGCAG TTCCAGACTTGTCTTGTACGTCACTGCAGAAATGCTTATGCCTGCTCAGTTGTTCACCGCTCTGGGTGGAAGCTGGTCTACTCTGGAGACACTATGCCTTGTGATGCTCTTGTGCAAATGG gaaaaGATGCGTCTCTGCTAATTCATGAGGCCACACTAGAGGATGGGTTGGAGGAAGAAGCAATTGAAAAAACTCACAG CACAACATCTCAAGCTATTGGCGTGGGAATGAAGATGAATGCAAATTTCAtcatgttaaatcatttcagccAAAGATATGCTAAACTGCCCTTGTTTAGCAGCGATTTTAGCGAGAAAGTTGGCATCTCATTTGATCACATGAGA atTAACTTGGGCAACGTGAGGACAGTGCCGAAATTGGTGAACCCACTCAAAGTTCTATTTGCTGAAGATTTGGAAGAACTAGAAGAAAGGAGGGAAAAGAGAGAACTAAAGCAGATGAGAGAAATGGAGGATCAGCCAAATGGCTCTCAGCCTGTGGCTAAccataagagagacctggagggAGCCTCACACACTATGGGAAACAAAAGGTTAAAAGCCAACTGA